The Acanthopagrus latus isolate v.2019 chromosome 20, fAcaLat1.1, whole genome shotgun sequence genomic sequence GCATTTAAATCAGCAACTTTCAtacaactacttttttttttgttatttaatatttCCACAGGCACAGAAGTAAACATAACCCATGCAATCTCTATCAACGACCTGATTAAAGATGTAGACCTGACAAAGTTCTACAGATACCTGGGCTCCCTGACCACCCCCGACTGCAATGAAGCCGTTGTGTGGACAGTTTTCCAAGAGCCTATCAACATCAACAAGAATCTGGTGAGTCAGGCCATAAAGGAGAAATGGCCATCTTTAGTGGTAATAATgaacaaagaaatataaaataattatttaaaagcTAGGAGGAGAGATTAAACTGGAGTTTTTAAGTGGTTTTCATAAATATTTCTATAGTAACAACAATGTATCGGATGACCAAGTGAAGAGGGTCATTTGTAGGTATGTACCGCTGCAAAATCATCACCTGAATCTGGAGCTGGCTTAGCTTTACAGAGCCTTGCGGTGTTTAGAATTCCAGCCTGCATCCTTACAGTTTCGCTTCACTTTCATCACTCCCGTACAGTAGCTTCAcgggcagctgttttcagtgagacTCCCTTGAAATCTCTGTGAACACCTGCTGAAAAGCCAGATGTTTCCCCAAGAGGGTGAAATCACACCCTTGGACACAAATATGACAACAAATGACACATTATGAAGCTTCCAAGTTTACCATATCaccaaaagattaaaaaattgATAAAACTACACATGCGCAACAAAAGGGTTGGATGGTGATAGATATTCATGATACAATAACCTGACTCaggtgatgtcatgttttcaggGTACACGGTATGTGACATTACACAATAATATTGATCCGTTAAGATCAGCCTTTAGAGGAATGAACTCAGACGGGTTTTCTTGTTTGAGCAAACACTTTATTATAATTTACATAACATTATGTcctaacagacagacatgatgaCCTAAACTTAGAATATTTTAATAGAACTAACATGTTGGACTTCAATACCGTAGATACGCTAATGAATGAAGTGTCTTTCATACTacagcacaaaaagaaaagggtgAACACCACTGCACCCCTATCTGTAAAATAATGTACACTGATGGAGAGATCAATGTGGAATaccatgtggttttttttcacatttgacatATAGCTAGTAAATACTTCTATAAAACGGACCAAAAGAGAAACACCATCAGATTAAGGTGTATTGCACACTGACAGTGGACAATCTGCTGCACTAAAGCCAACACACGTGCGGCTAACGCGTTCTGCAAAGTTAAATGAATCAATTGTGTAAGTGAAGaaattctcttttttcttgATTGTTAAGTATTCATTACAGCCTTCTTTACATCATACAAAGGTCCTGTTATGTTGCAGCTCCTGTGCTGACCTACTTTAGTGGTTCAGTTCTGAACTCAAGGGTTAAGTGTCACTTGATTGACAGCAAAGGCAGACACCTTCCCCACCCACTGACACATTGATGCTGCATTTGTACCCTGCGACAATCATGGTGACAATACTCGCTGAGCTAAATTCAGTTTGAGTTGTGTGAGAAAATACTGGGCAGGAAGTGgtgttatttctgtgtgtcCAGTAAGGTTGAGATAGAAATTCCCTGCTTAGTCATCCTGTGCAGCAGAGTCATTAAAAGCTGATGACGCGTGATAGAAATGGAAAACGAAACAGTTCCACAGGCAGCCACTGATGGATGCGGGCAAACGTCACCACAGAGCATACTGTAGACAAGTTCCTGTGGCACTGCATGCCAATACATGCTCGTGTCTGTTTTGATGATCATGTTTGATAATCAGTCTTTATTATCTGTTGACTGTAGCGACGAGACTGTCGGACCAGATTCCATGTGACTGTGTGGGGACAAACATTTGAGTAATTTGAGTGCTGCAGAATGTCACATGCTATCTTTCTCCATCTTATCTGCCTGACAGCTATCAGCACCTGGCAGATAGTGGGGTGCACATGTCTCAGCGTTTGGTCATACACCTGTCATGCCACCCGATGCAGGCTGCAGGTGTATGACTCTTTGACCTCCACTTCAGGCATAaagcacatttgaaaaaaatcttgtgAAACTGTGAGTCATGTTGATGGCAGCAAATTAAGAACTCCAGAAGTAAGGGCTAGTTATGCCAGGACTATTTCATTGCATGACAGCTTTTCAAGGTATGCACTGAGTAAATGAAGGATGTAGATTTTGTTCCAGGAGGGAGATAGTTTGGAAATGCAAAGCAGTCTTAAGGAGCTTAGTTTGATTAGGTGCCCTGTGCAATTCTGAATCAGTGgaaactctgtctctgcagtaaTAAATCACACAGTGACTGAGCAATCAGTTGTGACTAACTGAGGAAGTGTAAAGCAGTCATAGGAACCAGATCGGGCCATAATGATATTTGTTGGGTTAATGATCTGGCTGACACCAAAATATTATAACTTAACCACACAGGCAAATTGAGTCCACATTCAGACTTGAGAGACTCAGTTCATGAGCCTCATTCACGTTGCCTTTTCAAGGTAGGAATTTAGCGTCATTATTTTGTTCCGCCTCAGTTGACTGGCGACGATTTATGCAAAGTGATTTCAAGCAAAAAACTTGGTCTTTGTCGCCTTCCACTAATCGCACAGATCTCAGCATTATCATTTGTACTGTAACAACTCTTTTGGTATTGCAATGCTGGCATGCTGCACTTCCCTGCCGCTGCTTGGAACGTTGTGAAAATACAGGCTCTGTAAAGGCCAGCCTTCGTTGTGGCATTATTGTGGAATCTGTCTGAAAAGGGCTGtaatctgcctctgctgctgagaaatTCTGCAACTCACTGACAACTTCCAAGTATTTTTGTTATACCTCGCTGTATATCTGttggaaaaaacatgtttgtctttttgtttttagattcaACTGTTTCCTGAGAAGACGACACTCAGCAATGTTTATCGGCCAACACAAAATCTGAATACACGTCAAGTGTATGCCTCCCCTGCAACTCCTTTAACTCCCGGTGAGTTGGAAAATACAGAATATGATCCACAACATGTATGACTCTAAgttgacattaaaaatgacttttcttCTATTCTTTAGGTCACTCGTGGTGCTATGATGATCACTGTAGTATGTATCCTTAAAAATCAGACTTCTGGACAGTTTCTAAAAATTGCTGTTTTAAATGGGACTAGCGTTGAAAATGTTGgttttcccctctcccttcaGGTTACAGTCCATCTTATTGGCACGTTCTGCCTCAATCCCACTGCGGCGGCGAACACCAGTCACCCATCAACATTGACACCGAGACGGCCATGGAGGACGAGAGTCTCGATGACTTCACCTTTACAAAGTTTGATGACAAACATGCCATCAAGTACATCATTAACACCGGCCACGCAGGTCTGAATGTTGCTCTCGGTCTAGTTTGAGTTAATATTTATCCAGTCTAAAATGactaacattttttaaatgcttacACTTAAGTATTAAAATAACTTGTATTAATGATTATCATAAGAATTGTAATAACTGACTAATTGTTAGTGCATTTTTTGTGTAGCAAAAATGCTACAGCTGGTTTggatttggactgtttgttggtgaaaacacacactttgaaggAATCACTGTGTTATATACAAAGTACTAGAAGTCTAACagtttttctgatattttgatttggtttttattaataaatattacatcttatttcacaaagaaaactgctgctgacaatttgaaaatgtgacatgtttttgtaaactgagcattgctgtgtgtttgtccatgaTATTTACAGTTTTGATTAATCATTAGACCCTAACTAGTTTTTGCACTTCTCCTTGTGTTCTTCCTCAACTCCCAGTGAAGTGTGTCCTGAAGGAGGATACGGTGGAGGTGTCGGGGGGAGGTTTGGCACACGTGTACTCCACCCTTCAGTTCCACTTCCATTGGGGTTCACATGACTCGGACGGTTCAGAGCACACAGTGGATTCCAAAAGATACCCTATGGAGGTAGTTACAAGCATTGAACTCCAGCTATGTTGTTGCTGTGGAAATGTAGATTTAGCTGTTGCCTGTGTGTATCACATATCATTTATTGTGTCTTTGTCCAGATGCACATAGTGAGCAAGAGGAAGGACTTAACACTGAAACAGGCGCTACAGACTCCCGACGGCCTGGCAGTGCTGGGATTCTTTATTCAGGTAGCATTTAGTGCTTCACACTACTTATGTAGGAAGTAAGTATTTGTCACTGAAATACATACTACAGTGTATAATAAGTACTGCTAGAGTTAAGGGTTAAGGGAAAAGTAATGCGTAATGTGTGCTATTAATACATTTGTGCATGTGCACGCTGCTGATGGACAGCAAGGCGATGAACCGggctgaataaaacaaaacaattatggATGTTGGTCAAATGACGCCACCATATTGCATTcatgaagtgtgttttacaagTCTAAAGGAGctgtataaagccttttgtgactgcagaggaagctgcatgcgCTCTGATAAATACCTTCTAgtaatgtcactcagtggctgaattgcattatgggtaatgtggGCGGCAGGTTTAAAAATAAGAATGCTCGGAATAAAATAGAGGTgatgtctctggttctgctgtatcgattttGATGAATTGGTTTTTAAACTGTTCTCAGTGAGTcccaacagtgttacaggacTGCAGTGCCAGACCAGTTGACTGCTTTTTACACCTTTAAAATCTTTGTCTATTTTCTCAGGCTACGGATTCAACCAAAAGCGACGGCGGTTCACAAGACCAGGAGGtcagtggcagactcaggatgtttgagaggtgtttaaaaaggaaaaaaaaaaaagatgggtgGAGTTGCCACATTGCACACTGCCTCAGGCCATCAGTGCCTGAGGAAAGATGTGTAGCTTTCTTAAACCCAGCAGATCGTGCAGCTCAAGTGTCGAGCGTTATTCATTCACCATGTTTGTCTTTGCAGACAAATCCCCCATCACAACCAGCATCTGATATGGACGCCTGGAAGAAACTGACCAGCTATCTTTCAGCtattaaaaacatcagtgagtgcactttttttttttttttttttttgaaaacaccAAACGTGGAAACATGAATGTGTCACAACATCTTGTGCATTTGTGCTCCTGTGTAGGCTCTCAAGTTAACGTTACAGAGGAGATCTCAATAGACGACTTGCTAGGCGCAGTGAGCCGAGATGCTTTCTACCGCTACAGTGGCTCCCTAACCACTCCGTCATGTAATGAAGTGGTGGTTTGGACGGTCTTCAGAGAGTCTATCAAGGTGGATGAAAACCTGGTATGTGCTGTGAAGCTAAATTGAAACTGTAATTTGAGTATGTCACCCTTCAAAGATAATAGCTCAAGAACATTTCCactgacatttatttgtatGGATTTGTATTGTGTTAATACCACAACAGGATTATCAACATCTTTTAACAATGGGCAACAGGTAATGAGATTTGAGCGGCGCTTGGTATCTTCCCTGATGATGCATTGCTTGGCCTGTGCTGCCTTCAGTGAGGTCTTTAGAAAGAGAAGCGCCAACACAGTTTGATAAAGGTCAGAGAAATCCAGAACATtgatttgtttatatttggcatgGGAGGTCAGGTGGTAAGCTGGGAAAGTCTAAACTTTAACATCAGTCACTGTTTCAtttccaatttaaaaaatgcctgGAGACTTAAACCGCTAAAATACTAAACGTTCTACGTATCCTTCTATCTTTTGGCGTATCATGTGATTTCCCCCCCCCCGGCTTTGATCAAACTTGCAGTCATCACTGAAAACAGCCACTGTTGGCTCTCGATACGAAACTAATCAGTGGAAAGCAGGAAGAGATAAACGTGACCGAGagcattttaaacattacagTTTACGAACGTATGATCTTTTGGATAACTGTTGGTGCTAGTTTCCACCTATTTGTTCTCAACTGTAATTTGGTAATTAAAGTAATGAAAAGTGTCATCCTTCAGCTGTTTGTGAGTAATTACCGCACCCTGTATAGTATGTATGAGAAAAATCTGATTCAGTGGTTGCACCCTTGATGACATAGACTGGCTAAAGAATGGAGAAGACGCACATCAAGTCGAAATACTGGATTGAACCTGAACCTAACATTTCTTTACCACCACCAGATGAAGATGTTCCCGGATGAGGTGGGATATCACGACGTGTTTCGGCCTGCACAGCCGCTTCACAGCAGGAAGATCTACACCAGATCAGCATCCAGCGCCCCCGGACCCACCATACAGTTTCTGCTGCTGGCATGTCTGTGTGCCTTTTTCGTATAATCAGCTGATAGGAAATGCTGTGAAGGAGAAAGTATATTGCACTAATTATCCATGTGACATTGTTCAGATTATCATTCCAGTATTAGTCAGCAAAATACTTGTATCACATACATTTTCGTGTGTAATCATGGTATATGATCTGATAATCAAGATGCTGGTAACTACAGACTGCTCGGAAAAGTTTCTGGCTTATTAAACCGATGAGTGAGACTAACATATTAACACTTGCAAGATTATTGGACACAAACACCACTTCACTGTATTTGTATTATAGCTGGGTTTGTACCTGTCTACATAATCGTATCCCTGTTTCCTTTGCTTTATCAAAACATGTATGGTAaaatttataaaaacaaaatcaacatcatCTCAGGAATTAAGACTTTTGTCTGCTACCTTTTTTAAAACGCTAATTACGGCTGCTGATTGCATTGAAGAGcgataaaatacaaataaaatgaatactgAATTCTGTTCTTGTGATTGTTCTCATGCTTTAATCAGTGCAGAATGTGTTATTGTAGCCCctgcaaataaagaaaaataggTTCAGTACTGATACTGTTTGAAGGTGAAATGCCTCCTTGAATTGTGTCACTCATCATTGCTGCTTTCTACCGACCAGCTGCAGGCTGATGGCTTCATGTCAGCTAGATTTCTGTGTACATCTCCTTTGGTGGAATGCAGTTTATCATATAATGACAAGTAACCAGCGTAAATCAGTCCACTGCGATGACAAAACTGacattgccccccccccccccataatGATTGTTATATACCTCAGTTTTCTTTTatctcatttttgcatcacattgtttattttttttttaattaagctACCAGTTCTTTATATTCTGTGGTGCATTACTTGCAAACATTTGTCACTGTCATACCATCATCACTCAGCATTTTCACAGCTGTCACAAAGTCCTGCTCTGATTTTGCTGAAACAATGCCAGAGAAAGTGAGGCAGCTTTTTAACGTCCTGACAGTCTCAGTCCCTCCAGTCATCTCTGGGATTCCTCGGCTGCTTCTTCATGAGACTTTAAGGcagcaatgcagtttagctACCAGCCAGTAGTCAAGAAATGCAGCTTGGCTCCTATTATACTCTATATATCCCAAACTTTAgaccattttatttttccccagCTATTAAGATACCTTCCCATGCTTTATCATGCATTATTCAACTCTTGCTTGGCCTCAACTTGGGCTTACTAAAAGAACGTATTAATTCCTACTCACTTTACCTTGAACTATGACGGCTCTTTCGTGAATCAAGATGCCATCAAGGATCCGGACCAGCTGTATGGGCGGACTCCCATTAACGGATTAACAGAGAGTTAACATGTTGAAATCTACACTGGAGAGAACGTGCATCTATCAGCTAGGGCACAGTAATGACAAGCCAACCTCAACCATGTGCCCCTCTGTTTTAAGACATTGTGCTGCTGTCCAAAGATGTGACAACACAGGtgctttaaaatgacataattcTGTCTGGTAAGAAATATCTGCCAAATTATGCTTAGTAATTCTAGCAATGcaactatctttttttttgtctacttTGAGGACTGACGTGAACTCACTAATCCAGCGTTTTGTAAGATTGTAGGTTGGGGAAATTccagcaaagaagaagaagcctggGGGCTAGCTGCCAGAAATGCAGAGAATGCTTCTAGATATAATGGGTGTCTAATGCATAAGTCTGGTTAGTTAACTGTCACCTGACAAGATGAGTTAGCTCTCCTTAAATACTGTGACTGCTCTTGCGGCTCATCCTGAAAGATCAGCTTTGATCAGGAATGACGGGGGTTGACGAACCAGTGCTCTCTGACGTAATTTGCCTTACAATCGACGACTGGAGTGCAAAACACATACTGTCATGGGTTGATTTTTGTTGTAAGTATACCTTATATACCAACCTGGTAATGAGACTTGACAATAAATCATCGCTCTTGCTTATCGCCCcattgaatacattttcaaaatgtatgtttgtagACTTGCTTATACgtctgtttttgtaaatgtcttctatatctgtgtttttttttcatatttgtattaatttacatttagactttttttttttggcaaattttgTCTTCCCATTTTCACACCTTTATATTTCGTGGTCCTCCTACACATTACactgatctttttttccccttcaaacTTGTTTGGTTAGTTTAGACAAACTAATTATTTTGAAACTACTTAGTGCTCAGTCCACCTCTGAGTTTTGAGGGGAATTCCTGAGGCAGAACAAAGTTACCTGTGGGAGGGACTGGTATCTTGGGGCCTTTGATGGAGTTGGAAAAAAGTGATGACACTTGAGCAGGTAACTGTGCAGCCAGTAATACTGgtttttgaaaaacagcttATCAAGTGAAGTAACGTGCCATCAAGGCTGACATCGACGTTCCTCTAGCTGGCTCAGATCTCTGTCTCTACAAGCTATCTCTGCATCCATCTTTCTGTTCCTGTGTCAGTTTATGTAatcattttcttaatttgtgACTGTCACCTGATTTGTACACCCTGATGTCCATCACAACCTCCCCAccccatttcatttttttgttacgTCACACTGTCAAACCCCACACATAGAGCATGTGAACTCTATGTGTGGGGTGTTACAGGTGAGCATGGTTCTTGCCCATGGCCATGTAACCAGGCACTCCAGTCATATAAAGGCAATGGCCCAACAGCTCACTCTGACTGGAGGGAGGTGAAGATTGAAACTAAATCACTcacagaaacagagctgcagggCCACCTGTCACAGTGTTAACAAGTGACTGGATTTCCACCCTGGATGGTTGAGTATAGCGctgtacagacagacatggGGTTTAGTcgaatacaaaagtaaaaaaaatactaacTAAATGAAATTTTGGAAGAACAGATTCAGTACTCTGTGCCTCTCGTTTGGATCAAAGACTTCTGATGTAAGCTATAAATAGCAACAGACACAATGAAGCTGCAGGACTATAGTCAGGAACTATACCAGGAATTAAAGTTCATGTTATGTTAACAACAGAGATGGAATTTTTTTGTTACATAAGAGAAACTTCCCCCTTTATCAAATTTCAGTCCATTCTGTATCCGTCACACTTGCAACTTTAACGTTATGGTTCAATCTCACCATGCTATAGACGGCTGCAGGGATGACATATTGTTGGCAGGCTAACCTGGAAGTCGTTGtcgccctggttccc encodes the following:
- the LOC119010409 gene encoding carbonic anhydrase-like isoform X1; translation: MHLSSMLLFLCVGAFMKCAAGSEWCYTGCDHTPSHWGDVSSFCLDKRQSPIDIATGYVKTDPNLHNFTFVNFTSKHVIKSITNNGHTVKCKLEENAVEVSGGGLNATYSALQFHFHWGDTEHHPGSEHTINRHRYPMEMHIVSLKKDLTLPEATGDSEGIAVLGFFINATEDGDTSEPWTTLTSYLTNITGVGTEVNITHAISINDLIKDVDLTKFYRYLGSLTTPDCNEAVVWTVFQEPININKNLIQLFPEKTTLSNVYRPTQNLNTRQVYASPATPLTPGHSWCYDDHCSYSPSYWHVLPQSHCGGEHQSPINIDTETAMEDESLDDFTFTKFDDKHAIKYIINTGHAVKCVLKEDTVEVSGGGLAHVYSTLQFHFHWGSHDSDGSEHTVDSKRYPMEMHIVSKRKDLTLKQALQTPDGLAVLGFFIQATDSTKSDGGSQDQETNPPSQPASDMDAWKKLTSYLSAIKNISSQVNVTEEISIDDLLGAVSRDAFYRYSGSLTTPSCNEVVVWTVFRESIKVDENLMKMFPDEVGYHDVFRPAQPLHSRKIYTRSASSAPGPTIQFLLLACLCAFFV
- the LOC119010409 gene encoding carbonic anhydrase-like isoform X2; amino-acid sequence: MHLSSMLLFLCVGAFMKCAAGSEWCYTGCDHTPSHWGDVSSFCLDKRQSPIDIATGYVKTDPNLHNFTFVNFTSKHVIKSITNNGHTVKCKLEENAVEVSGGGLNATYSALQFHFHWGDTEHHPGSEHTINRHRYPMEMHIVSLKKDLTLPEATGDSEGIAVLGFFINATEDGDTSEPWTTLTSYLTNITGVGTEVNITHAISINDLIKDVDLTKFYRYLGSLTTPDCNEAVVWTVFQEPININKNLIQLFPEKTTLSNVYRPTQNLNTRQVYASPATPLTPGHSWCYDDHCSYSPSYWHVLPQSHCGGEHQSPINIDTETAMEDESLDDFTFTKFDDKHAIKYIINTGHAVKCVLKEDTVEVSGGGLAHVYSTLQFHFHWGSHDSDGSEHTVDSKRYPMEMHIVSKRKDLTLKQALQTPDGLAVLGFFIQATDSTKSDGGSQDQETNPPSQPASDMDAWKKLTSYLSAIKNISSQVNVTEEISIDDLLGAVSRDAFYRYSGSLTTPSCNEVVVWTVFRESIKVDENLDYQHLLTMGNR